The DNA region GCAGTTATTGGGCAAAGGCAAGGAAACCGAAGACGTTGATAACCGCATGGCCATTATCAACCATGACTTTCACCACAACAAAGTCAAGCTGGCAAAGTACAACCTTCAGGATTGCCGGTTGGTGGAAGAAATATTTGACCATACCCGTGTACTGGATTTCCTGCGGCTGCGCAACCAGCTGACCGGCCTGGAGCTGAATCGTATAGGCGGTTCAGTAGCGGCTTTCACCAACTTGTACCTGCCCAAACTGCACAGGGCAGGCTACATTGCTCCCAACTTGCCGGAAGACGGAGGGCTCGCCAGCCCCGGTGGTTATGTGATGAACTCCAGGCCGGGACTGTATCGTAATGTGCTGGTTCTGGATTTTAAAAGCCTCTATCCTTCTATTATCAGAACTTTCAAGATTGACCCGTTGGGGCTAATCGAAGGTTTAAAAGCTCCGGACGACGCTATTCCCGGATTTCGTGGAGCCAGTTTTTCAAGAGATAAACACTTTCTGCCCGATATCATCACCTCATTGTGGCAGCAGCGGGACGAAGCCAAGAAAGAAAAGGATTCTGCACGTTCTCAGGCGATCAAGATTCTGATGAATTCGTTTTATGGGGTTCTGGGTTCCGGAGGTTGTCGATTCTACGACACCCGCCTTGCCAGCTCCATTACCCTGCGTGGTCATGAGATTATGCAACAGACCGCTCGCTGGATAGAGGAGGCAGGGCATCAGGTTATCTATGGCGATACGGATTCAACTTTTGTGCTGTTGGAAGAGTCGTTGTCAGCGAAAGAGGCTGAAAAGACAGGGGATGCTCTTGCCGATATGATTAACCAGCATTGGCAGCAGAAACTGCGTGATGAATTTCACCTTGACTGCCATTTGGAAATTGAGTTTGAAACACTGTACCTGCGCTTCCTGATGCCGACAATTCGGGGCGCAGAGACCGGCAGCAAAAAACGTTATGCCGGTCTGAAATACACGACCGGTGACAAACAACTGGTGGTCAAAGGTCTTGAAACCGTCCGTTCAGACTGGACACCTCTGGCCAAAGCTTTTCAGACAGAACTCTTCCTTCATGTATTCTGCGATCAGCCTCCTGTTGACCTGGTCAGGGATTATGTTCAGCAAACCCTGAACGGTGAACGGAATGAGCAACTGGTTTACCGCAAACGGCTCAGGCGGAAACTCGATCAGTACGTTAAAAATGTACCACCCCAGGTGCGAGCAGCACGGCAGGCCGATGAGCATAATCAAAAACTGGGCAAACCCCTGAAATACCAGAACCGGGGCTGGATCAGTTACTTGATGACGGTGAATGGTCCGGAGGCAGTGGAGTATCAACAGAGTGCTATTGATTACCAGCACTATATTCAGAAGCAACTGAAGCCGGTCGCGGATGGGGTTTTACCATTTGTTGGACTGGATTTTGCGGAACTGGTGGATGAGCAGATAGGGTTGTTTTGAAAGAACGTCGCTATTAATTCCGGGCGACTTACAAGAAAATGCTTTTGTCACGGGTGGTAGTCTATGGTAACTGAAAGCAGGCTTTATCGTTAAAGAATCTCTGACTAACTTAAGCAGAAAAACCGGCATTAAACATGTTCAAACACAATAATAAACTCTCCCTTTCTCCTTCTGACCTTACCCGTTACGTTGAAAGCCCCTTTGCTTCATGGATGGATCGTCTTGCGCTGGAACGACCAGGTTCTGTGCCACAGCAAGACCCGGAAGACCCACTGATGATGGTGCTGCAACGAGAAGGTTATGCCCTGGAAGCCAGCGTTGAAGAACAATTCATGCGAGATGGGCGTTCGTTTCAAAAGATAACAGCAACTTCTCTGGATCAACGGGCAGGGTTGACCCGACAGGCACTGAACAATGGCGTAGATGTGATTGCCCAGGCGCAATTAGTCAGTGATTTCGGGTTCTGTCAGTTTGCAGGG from Endozoicomonas sp. NE40 includes:
- a CDS encoding DNA polymerase II is translated as MSNSKQVVQQGFVLNRNSWDHNGHSVVSLWVVTDDEPARLVMEHEQPLFFVESGSQKEAANLLETKNIAHDTKPLTLATFEHQSVTAFYFYTLDTFYRGQELLRKSGITVLEGDIRLHERYLMERFVYGGIRFIGNPVSRQGFTEYQNVRIKPAEYLPLFKVISLDIECSAKGELYSIGLSGCQADVVLMIGNPQPDSPDWIHWVRDEPSLLRTFEQAIQHRDPDIIIGWNVINFDCRLLLKRARQHGITLRIGRNRQAARWRERADTQQGFITIPGRVVVDGIDALKSATYQFDSFSLESVARQLLGKGKETEDVDNRMAIINHDFHHNKVKLAKYNLQDCRLVEEIFDHTRVLDFLRLRNQLTGLELNRIGGSVAAFTNLYLPKLHRAGYIAPNLPEDGGLASPGGYVMNSRPGLYRNVLVLDFKSLYPSIIRTFKIDPLGLIEGLKAPDDAIPGFRGASFSRDKHFLPDIITSLWQQRDEAKKEKDSARSQAIKILMNSFYGVLGSGGCRFYDTRLASSITLRGHEIMQQTARWIEEAGHQVIYGDTDSTFVLLEESLSAKEAEKTGDALADMINQHWQQKLRDEFHLDCHLEIEFETLYLRFLMPTIRGAETGSKKRYAGLKYTTGDKQLVVKGLETVRSDWTPLAKAFQTELFLHVFCDQPPVDLVRDYVQQTLNGERNEQLVYRKRLRRKLDQYVKNVPPQVRAARQADEHNQKLGKPLKYQNRGWISYLMTVNGPEAVEYQQSAIDYQHYIQKQLKPVADGVLPFVGLDFAELVDEQIGLF